The following DNA comes from Rhodohalobacter mucosus.
TCTGGGAAGAGTTCTGAGATTTTTGATGGAATTGTGGTTGCCACTGATATCTATACCTGGAAATTACTGCGGCTCGATCTTGGCAGATCCATTGGCACGACAAATAAAGTTATCGTTGGCATGGTAAGAAGAATTCTGGGGGCGTCATGAAAACCGTACTGATCTACACATCTCCTGCGCGGGGTCACCTTTATCCGATGATGGATGTTGCCATTGAGCTCAGAAATGAGGGGTATGAAGTTATAGTTCAAACCCTGAGCAGTGAAAAAGATCATGTTGAATCCGAAGGCATCCAATTTGCACCCATTTCCCCGGATATTGAATCGCTGCATCTTCAGGATTACAGAGAAAACAACCCCATTTCACAGATCAGATCCGCTTTCAAAAGCTGGTTGTCAAGAGCCCCCTATGAAATTGAAGATCTCAGGACCAGCTGCAACGAATTTAATCCGGATCTGCTCATTGTAGATGTCAATACGTGGGGAGCCGGAGCCTATGCTGAAGCACGGGGCAATCCATGGGTTATGTTTATGCCGTATTGTCTTCCCATATTCTCTGATGACACCCCGGCTTTTGGGCCTGGATTTGCACCTCCCACCAATTTTCTGCATCGTTTCAGGGATCGTGTGGTGGATGGGCTGATTCAAAAAGCTGTAAAAAGCATTATCGACGAGTTGAATAACGTACGATCAAGCTTGCATGTACCCAGGCTTGAAAAATACGAAGATATTTTTTTCAGGCCTGACCTGGTGCTATACCGCACGGCTGAACCTTTTGATTACCCGCGAAAGGACTTCCCGGATAATATTCTTTCAATCGGACCCGGACTTTGGGCACCTCCGGGTAACAAGCCGGAGTGGATTGAGGATCTTCCTTCACCAAAAATACTGGTGAGCATATCCACAGAGATGCAGGATGACGGAGCCATCATCGAAACTGCACTGCGTGCCACATCCGGCCGGGAGGGAAGCGTAATTGTAACGACGTCTGCATTTGATCCTGACCGGTTTAATGCATCCCGTAATAATGTACATATCACCAAATTCCTGCCGCATGCCCAGGTTATCCCGGAAATGGACCTGGTCATCACACATGGAGGTATGGGGACCACACAGCGCGCATTGTCTGCCGGTGTTCCGGTTTGTGTGGTTCCATGGGGACGGGATCAGAATGAGACTGCCCGCAGGGTGGAGGTGAGCGGGGCCGGGGTCATGCTTTCAAAAAACAGGCTAAATAAGAAGCGACTTGGGAAAGCAATTCAAGAGGCCATGAACTGTTCGGAAGGAGCCAAAGAGATAGCTCAGGCCTTTAAGAGAGCCGGCGGCGCTAAACGGGCAGTAAAGGCTATTGCTGATTTGCATCCCGTTCAAAGCGTAGAAAAGTAATAATAAAGATGTGTAAGCCCTTCTTAAGTCAGGGAAATTCGAATCGGCAGGATTACGGTCCGTTTAAAATCCTTGTTATAGGTTTGAACTATTCAAGTTATTCACCGCCCCAACTCTAATCAGTTTCCCGGTACAGTGGGATCCTCCACATATTTTTTTCATAATCAATTTCTCCGCCTATCACTTCGGTTACAACCCGATCCGTAACAATCAGCCCTTTGCGGGCCATGTTTTCAAACGTGTCGATGCCATCATCTGGAAAGTTTTGCCTGGTTCTGTGAATATTGAAGCGATTGGAGAATGTTCTGCCGAAAGTTTCTTCAATTCCCTTCTTTCCGATCATAAACCCAATCAAACCACCCCACGTTGCGGTTGGATTATCAGAATCCCATCCCGCCAGGGTTCCAATTTTTATGGTTCTTTTTAAGTCGCCATCTCCATAGAACAGACTTACCAGGCTCGCTGCGAAATTTATTCCAGCCGCGAAGCAGCCATTGCAATACAAATTCTTTGAGGTGATATCATAACCATCTTCTTGATTTACCTGATATCTGTAATAGATTGAATCTCTTGCTTGTTCCCATGGAATTCCGGAATTGTACAGGTCCAATGAATAATCAAACATTTTTGCCGGATACGAATCATCGGGAAGAACCTCTCTCGCTTTCTGAGCCATCCATTGTATTCTGTGGCTCATAGCTTTATCGGTATTCAGTGACGCCAAAGAGTGCATGGTTACATAAAACAGGGCGATGTTTTCGGCTTCTTTCCTTGATGTGGTTTGTATGGGAAGGTGAGCCATTCGA
Coding sequences within:
- a CDS encoding glycosyltransferase, whose protein sequence is MKTVLIYTSPARGHLYPMMDVAIELRNEGYEVIVQTLSSEKDHVESEGIQFAPISPDIESLHLQDYRENNPISQIRSAFKSWLSRAPYEIEDLRTSCNEFNPDLLIVDVNTWGAGAYAEARGNPWVMFMPYCLPIFSDDTPAFGPGFAPPTNFLHRFRDRVVDGLIQKAVKSIIDELNNVRSSLHVPRLEKYEDIFFRPDLVLYRTAEPFDYPRKDFPDNILSIGPGLWAPPGNKPEWIEDLPSPKILVSISTEMQDDGAIIETALRATSGREGSVIVTTSAFDPDRFNASRNNVHITKFLPHAQVIPEMDLVITHGGMGTTQRALSAGVPVCVVPWGRDQNETARRVEVSGAGVMLSKNRLNKKRLGKAIQEAMNCSEGAKEIAQAFKRAGGAKRAVKAIADLHPVQSVEK
- a CDS encoding ADP-ribosylglycohydrolase family protein, with amino-acid sequence MLRSAFNINIILSLFLLLFSGFTTETGKGETKGTTVLQEKNRYVTISRETYKDQLYGFWLGQSIANWTGLVTEMDKIGNVGEIKTGDFYTRADWGKPDQPSIWSEGIPSELSPTIDFVFRDTHEDWGADDDTDIEYMYQHLLYTHESSFLSPGQIRDGWLKHIKSEEENYLWVSNQKAFDLMQDGILPPETGSPNLNEHYAMIDAQLTTEIFGLFSPARPDVASRMAHLPIQTTSRKEAENIALFYVTMHSLASLNTDKAMSHRIQWMAQKAREVLPDDSYPAKMFDYSLDLYNSGIPWEQARDSIYYRYQVNQEDGYDITSKNLYCNGCFAAGINFAASLVSLFYGDGDLKRTIKIGTLAGWDSDNPTATWGGLIGFMIGKKGIEETFGRTFSNRFNIHRTRQNFPDDGIDTFENMARKGLIVTDRVVTEVIGGEIDYEKNMWRIPLYRETD